Proteins encoded together in one uncultured Desulfosarcina sp. window:
- a CDS encoding transposase: MKDNPTVHKRRSIRLQGYDYSLPGAYFITICTHRHICLFGDIVDGKMRLNDVGEIVADEWSQTAVIRKEIELDEWVVMPNHFHGIVFIRPRRGTARRAPTREQFGKPVAGSLPTIIRAFKSAVTRRVNAMRHTPGAKVWQRNYYEHIIRSEPELKGLREYIRNNPKRWTLDRLYRAR, translated from the coding sequence ATGAAAGACAACCCCACCGTCCACAAACGTCGGTCCATTCGTCTGCAAGGATATGATTATTCTTTGCCAGGGGCGTATTTCATCACCATTTGTACCCACCGGCATATTTGTCTTTTCGGTGATATCGTTGATGGCAAGATGCGGTTGAACGATGTTGGCGAAATCGTTGCTGATGAGTGGTCGCAAACGGCAGTCATCAGAAAAGAAATCGAATTGGATGAATGGGTGGTGATGCCCAATCATTTTCATGGGATTGTTTTTATTCGGCCTCGTAGGGGCACGGCGCGCCGTGCCCCTACCCGTGAACAATTCGGAAAACCGGTGGCCGGTTCGCTGCCGACGATCATTCGGGCCTTCAAATCCGCCGTTACCCGCCGGGTCAACGCGATGCGGCACACACCCGGTGCGAAAGTCTGGCAACGCAACTACTATGAACACATCATCCGCAGCGAACCGGAATTGAAAGGTCTGCGCGAATACATTCGCAATAATCCAAAACGATGGACGCTGGACCGGTTGTATCGTGCGAGGTGA
- a CDS encoding tetratricopeptide repeat protein yields MKRWLTTAVCLLFLLSLATGAPASEKARTFMAGIDAYGQGDWPAAIEAFEHLAEEGVDSGPLCYNLGNAYLKNGDLGHALLWYERALKRTPDDPDLRFNYDYALTLTKDEQGEQTSPLLRILFFWKYELSPETICWIALALNAVLWISLAVLVIRKKHLLRPSIVLIAAATLLFSATAVFNYFEAARFRYAVILPAQISVRSGFTDSATQLFVLHAGTKVRVERQPEDYLLIQYTEDKIGWVKRSDAGII; encoded by the coding sequence ATGAAGCGATGGCTAACCACCGCAGTCTGCCTGCTGTTTTTGCTTTCCCTTGCCACCGGAGCCCCGGCAAGCGAAAAGGCCCGAACCTTCATGGCGGGCATCGATGCCTACGGTCAGGGAGACTGGCCGGCAGCCATCGAGGCTTTTGAGCATCTTGCCGAAGAGGGCGTCGACAGCGGGCCGCTTTGTTACAACCTGGGAAATGCCTACCTGAAAAATGGCGATCTGGGCCACGCCCTGCTCTGGTACGAACGCGCCCTGAAACGCACTCCCGACGATCCGGACCTGCGTTTCAACTACGATTATGCCCTGACCCTGACCAAAGACGAGCAGGGCGAGCAGACCTCGCCTTTGCTGCGCATCCTTTTTTTCTGGAAATACGAACTCAGCCCGGAGACCATCTGCTGGATCGCGTTGGCCCTCAATGCGGTGCTGTGGATATCCCTGGCGGTGCTGGTCATCCGCAAAAAACATCTGCTGCGGCCCAGCATCGTCCTGATTGCGGCCGCCACCCTCCTCTTTTCCGCCACGGCAGTTTTCAATTACTTCGAAGCCGCCCGGTTCCGCTACGCCGTCATCCTGCCCGCTCAAATTTCCGTCCGTTCCGGTTTTACCGACAGCGCCACCCAGCTTTTCGTTCTGCACGCCGGCACCAAGGTGCGGGTTGAACGGCAGCCCGAGGATTATCTTCTGATTCAATATACGGAGGACAAGATTGGGTGGGTGAAACGGTCGGATGCGGGAATTATTTGA
- a CDS encoding VWA domain-containing protein: MSFFRIEMLFLIWVAPLLVLAIAYGMRRRREILRRFSSEHGLAAIAPRMADGRRWIKGLLLAAAVLFTAVALAGPKYGFRWQEIRQHGVDIIIALDCSRSMTAADISPSRLERAKREVFDLLTMLQGDRVGLVAFAGTAFLQCPLTLDYDAFNLFLNALSPDYLPVGGTDITGALTTAADAFDPKSAADKAIILITDGENTGDGDPIKAAESLKEKEIKLFCIGVGGSDGVPIPEAEGGFKKDKSGQIVLSRLDETALKKIAVITGGTYVRSVAGDMDLDAIYNDEIRRTMDAQTLTSSRKQVWEDRFQWPLALALVCLLAEMLLPVVRKGLVSVMLAALLVLPAATSQASDTSQGIEAYQAGDYEKALKHFVDAQLHTPDKAESLYNVANGYYKTGNFEAAVDHYKKVLETEDKALKQKAEYNLGNAEFRRGDAKAAIEHYKAALALDPDDKMSRENLEFVQKMLEQQQKQQQKSDDPQKDQKDQQQDQKQNQDQQGQSKPDNKTDDGNSENQQPQNRDPSGENQTTPDSGDKQDQQPPAPQPEPSDPSEDKQAEQKQASQASATPGQDQQEGDPGQAERMLNRLQDQPGRALMPATGSKRVEKDW; this comes from the coding sequence ATGAGCTTCTTTCGGATTGAAATGCTGTTCCTTATCTGGGTCGCACCGCTGCTGGTGCTGGCCATCGCCTACGGCATGCGCCGGCGGCGCGAGATTTTGCGCCGCTTTTCGTCGGAGCACGGCCTGGCGGCCATTGCTCCCCGGATGGCCGATGGGCGGCGCTGGATCAAGGGATTGCTGCTGGCCGCGGCCGTCCTGTTTACCGCTGTGGCCCTGGCCGGACCCAAGTACGGATTCCGCTGGCAGGAAATCCGCCAGCACGGTGTGGACATCATCATCGCTTTGGACTGTTCCCGCTCCATGACCGCCGCAGACATCTCGCCTTCCCGGCTGGAGCGGGCCAAGCGGGAGGTGTTCGACCTGTTGACCATGCTCCAGGGTGACCGGGTGGGGCTGGTGGCCTTTGCCGGCACCGCCTTTCTGCAGTGTCCCTTGACCCTGGACTACGACGCCTTCAATCTTTTTCTCAACGCTCTTTCCCCGGACTATCTGCCCGTAGGCGGTACGGACATCACCGGAGCCCTGACTACCGCTGCCGATGCCTTCGATCCCAAAAGCGCCGCCGACAAGGCGATCATCCTGATCACCGACGGCGAGAACACCGGCGATGGCGACCCGATCAAGGCCGCCGAAAGCCTGAAGGAAAAGGAGATCAAGCTCTTCTGCATCGGTGTGGGCGGCAGCGACGGCGTGCCCATTCCCGAGGCCGAAGGCGGATTCAAGAAAGACAAAAGCGGGCAGATCGTGCTTTCGCGGTTAGACGAGACGGCCCTGAAAAAAATCGCCGTGATCACCGGCGGCACCTACGTGCGCTCCGTGGCCGGGGATATGGATCTGGATGCCATCTACAACGATGAAATCCGCCGCACCATGGATGCCCAGACGCTTACCTCCAGCCGCAAGCAGGTCTGGGAGGACCGTTTTCAATGGCCCCTGGCCCTGGCCCTGGTCTGCCTGTTGGCCGAAATGCTGCTGCCCGTCGTTCGAAAAGGGCTGGTGTCGGTGATGCTGGCGGCACTGCTGGTGCTGCCGGCGGCCACATCGCAGGCCAGCGACACCAGCCAGGGCATCGAGGCTTACCAGGCCGGCGATTACGAAAAGGCCCTCAAGCACTTTGTGGATGCTCAGCTGCACACGCCGGACAAGGCCGAGTCCCTTTACAACGTAGCCAATGGCTACTATAAAACCGGCAACTTCGAGGCAGCGGTCGACCACTATAAAAAGGTGCTGGAAACCGAAGACAAGGCCCTCAAGCAAAAGGCCGAGTATAACCTGGGCAATGCCGAGTTCCGGCGGGGCGATGCCAAGGCCGCCATCGAGCACTACAAAGCGGCCCTGGCCCTGGATCCGGACGACAAGATGAGCAGGGAGAACCTGGAATTCGTCCAGAAGATGCTTGAGCAGCAGCAAAAACAGCAGCAGAAATCGGATGACCCGCAAAAGGACCAGAAAGACCAGCAACAGGATCAAAAGCAGAACCAGGATCAACAAGGTCAGTCCAAACCGGACAACAAAACTGACGACGGGAACTCCGAAAACCAACAGCCGCAAAATCGTGATCCATCCGGAGAAAACCAGACGACCCCTGATTCCGGGGACAAACAGGACCAGCAACCGCCGGCGCCGCAACCGGAGCCATCCGATCCGTCTGAGGACAAGCAGGCTGAGCAAAAGCAGGCCTCCCAGGCCTCTGCAACGCCCGGCCAGGATCAGCAGGAAGGCGATCCGGGCCAGGCCGAGAGAATGCTCAACCGGTTGCAGGACCAGCCGGGGCGGGCCTTGATGCCGGCCACTGGCAGCAAGCGAGTAGAAAAGGACTGGTAG
- a CDS encoding DUF58 domain-containing protein, translating into MLSPEIIKKIKKVHIKTGRMVNTVMAGQYRSIFRGEGIEFEEVREYSPGDDVKSIDWKVSARMGKPFIKRYREEREQVVMLLVDMSASGHFGTTESIKRETAAEIAATLAFNAIRNNDKAGAILFTDQVERYIPPKKGSAHVWRLIREIFTFQPEHTGTDIEAAVDFLARVCRKRTVAFLVSDFLTERFNRRATLRIRSAARRHELISVLVSDPGEFRLPEGGIVALKDLETGTVRYLDAGDRATRDRFQADRQAVHDRILQTHKAMDMDCIEMPTDGDAADALVRYFRYRERRRR; encoded by the coding sequence ATGCTTTCTCCCGAAATCATAAAAAAAATCAAGAAAGTCCACATCAAAACCGGTCGGATGGTCAACACCGTCATGGCCGGCCAGTACCGGTCGATTTTCCGCGGGGAAGGCATCGAGTTCGAAGAGGTCCGGGAGTACAGTCCCGGCGACGACGTCAAAAGCATCGACTGGAAAGTGTCGGCCCGCATGGGCAAGCCTTTTATCAAGCGCTACCGGGAGGAGCGCGAGCAGGTGGTGATGCTCCTGGTGGACATGAGCGCCTCGGGCCACTTTGGCACCACGGAGAGCATCAAGCGCGAAACCGCAGCCGAAATCGCCGCTACCCTGGCCTTCAACGCCATCCGTAACAACGACAAGGCCGGGGCGATCCTTTTTACCGATCAGGTGGAACGCTATATTCCCCCCAAGAAGGGTTCGGCCCACGTGTGGCGGCTGATCCGCGAAATCTTCACCTTCCAGCCCGAGCACACCGGCACCGATATCGAAGCCGCGGTGGACTTTCTGGCACGGGTTTGCCGCAAACGGACTGTGGCCTTTCTCGTTTCCGATTTTCTCACCGAGCGTTTCAACCGCCGGGCCACCCTGCGCATCCGTTCGGCGGCCCGTAGACACGAACTGATCAGCGTTCTGGTCAGTGATCCCGGCGAATTCCGACTGCCAGAGGGCGGCATCGTGGCCCTGAAAGACCTGGAAACCGGTACCGTGCGCTACCTGGATGCCGGAGACCGCGCTACCCGTGATCGGTTCCAAGCCGACCGTCAGGCGGTTCACGACCGTATCCTTCAGACCCACAAGGCCATGGACATGGACTGCATCGAAATGCCTACCGACGGCGATGCGGCCGACGCCTTGGTGCGGTATTTCAGGTATAGGGAGCGGCGGCGGCGATGA
- a CDS encoding VWA domain-containing protein yields the protein MLRFASPWFFLLLLLVPLIVWYRRRRHRPPAMASSALFPAAAVPASAALRLRPMVPVLKYLVLVLMIVALARPQWGTERTEVQTEGINIVLALDLSESMAALDFKKEGRVVNRLEAVKGVVENFVADRTGDRIGMVVFGSHAYTQLPLTRDYNTIVSMLERLKIGAAGKQTAIGDAIGISIKRLADIESKSNIIILLTDGQSNAGELSPETAGQIAREKGVKIYTIGVGSRGKAPFLVNDPVFGQRYVYQRVSIDEETLKAIAEKTGGLYFRAENLEGLQEIYDTIDKLEKTEVKVDIFADYSEIYPWLLVPAMVLLLVYVVLRNTRFLVVP from the coding sequence ATGTTGCGTTTCGCCTCACCCTGGTTTTTTCTGCTGCTCCTGCTGGTACCCCTGATCGTCTGGTACCGGCGCCGTCGGCATCGTCCGCCGGCAATGGCCAGCAGTGCCCTTTTCCCGGCGGCAGCGGTGCCGGCTTCGGCGGCCCTGCGGCTGCGCCCCATGGTGCCGGTTCTCAAGTACCTGGTTCTGGTTCTGATGATCGTTGCCCTGGCCCGGCCCCAGTGGGGCACGGAGCGCACCGAGGTGCAGACCGAAGGGATCAACATCGTGCTGGCCCTGGACCTTTCCGAAAGCATGGCGGCCCTCGATTTCAAGAAAGAGGGCCGGGTGGTCAACCGCCTGGAGGCGGTCAAGGGGGTTGTTGAGAATTTCGTAGCCGACCGTACGGGGGACCGCATCGGCATGGTGGTTTTCGGCTCCCATGCCTATACCCAACTGCCGCTGACCCGCGATTACAACACCATTGTCAGCATGCTGGAGCGGCTGAAAATCGGGGCGGCCGGCAAGCAGACAGCCATCGGGGACGCCATCGGGATCAGCATCAAACGGCTGGCCGACATCGAGAGCAAATCCAACATCATCATCCTGCTCACCGACGGCCAGAGCAATGCCGGTGAGTTGTCCCCGGAAACCGCCGGGCAGATCGCCAGGGAGAAGGGCGTCAAGATTTACACCATCGGTGTGGGCAGCCGGGGCAAGGCCCCGTTTCTGGTCAACGATCCGGTTTTCGGCCAGCGCTACGTCTACCAGCGGGTCAGCATCGACGAAGAGACATTGAAGGCCATCGCTGAAAAGACTGGTGGCCTTTACTTTCGGGCCGAGAACCTGGAGGGATTGCAGGAGATTTACGATACCATCGACAAGTTGGAGAAAACCGAGGTCAAGGTGGACATCTTTGCCGACTACAGCGAGATCTACCCCTGGCTGCTGGTTCCGGCGATGGTTCTTTTGCTTGTTTATGTGGTGTTGAGAAATACGAGGTTTCTGGTCGTGCCATGA
- the ssb gene encoding single-stranded DNA-binding protein produces MAGGINKVILVGNLGQDPEIRYTADGRPIATFSVATSETWTDKGSGERREKTEWHRVVVFGKLAEICGEYLSKGRQVYIEGKLQTRKWQGQDGQDRWTTEVVVDVRGTMQMLGNRGDGGGSRPASGGGGYSGGGGGGRGGGGDYQDQGYPQQPYQGGQEDDIPF; encoded by the coding sequence ATGGCTGGCGGAATCAACAAAGTAATCTTGGTGGGTAATTTGGGACAGGACCCCGAAATTCGCTACACGGCCGATGGACGCCCCATCGCCACTTTCTCCGTTGCCACTTCGGAAACGTGGACCGACAAAGGTTCCGGCGAACGGCGCGAAAAAACCGAATGGCATCGGGTGGTTGTTTTTGGCAAGCTGGCGGAAATCTGCGGTGAATATTTGTCCAAAGGACGACAGGTCTACATCGAAGGCAAACTGCAGACCCGCAAGTGGCAGGGGCAGGACGGCCAGGACCGCTGGACGACCGAAGTGGTGGTCGATGTGCGAGGGACCATGCAGATGCTCGGCAACCGGGGAGACGGGGGTGGTTCACGCCCGGCTTCCGGCGGTGGCGGGTACAGTGGTGGTGGTGGTGGCGGTCGTGGCGGAGGGGGAGACTATCAGGATCAGGGATACCCTCAGCAGCCGTATCAAGGCGGCCAGGAAGACGATATTCCCTTCTAG
- a CDS encoding BatD family protein produces the protein MLTIAAIILLATAIGAQAATVRAVVDRNQVMVGESLSLQVAIEGGDGDVDLSGLTDFKTVSRGSTSSYQMINGRTSRQMIYNYVLIPLKAGELTVPAIPVTLDGKIHYTVPIRIRVSKEPPVDSGQRDVYVSAAVSESSPWVGQQIVYTFQLFNAVQVAEAKFQAPEFEGFQAEELEDRKSYRTVVNGREFIVTEVRFILIPVKTGTLTIEPAVLQVGLLQRRGQQRPFAGMDAFFGRTEMTTRVLQTDPVTVMVDDLPPKPPDAVFSGLVGQFEISAVLDKTNVQVGDSTTLAVTVSGSGNIMDAAPPTIATPSDFKSYTDNPEESIRKEAAGYSGSKTFRTALVPVKAGDYHLDPVTLTYFDVDQGDYRTLSATTATIHVRPSETAATDIDVFRAEPDRVPSLKKRVEFTGRDILPLKTELEALQTGRRMPLSWFSLLLALPILVFAATRVLLRMTRKDETPGRIMAGRARQALKEACAPAAADNDFLTSLYRALVSAILGRMGAMGTSLTWSEARSRLLEIGWDAESADAAARLLEEIESFNYSGGILDADKRAGLLDRTRQAVRRLAP, from the coding sequence GTGTTGACGATTGCTGCAATCATCCTGCTGGCCACCGCCATCGGCGCCCAGGCGGCCACGGTGCGGGCCGTGGTGGACCGCAACCAGGTTATGGTCGGGGAGTCGCTCAGCCTCCAGGTGGCCATCGAGGGCGGGGACGGCGATGTGGATCTTTCCGGCCTGACCGACTTCAAGACCGTCTCCCGGGGTTCCACCAGCAGCTACCAGATGATCAACGGCCGAACTTCCCGCCAGATGATCTACAATTACGTTTTGATTCCGCTCAAGGCCGGCGAGCTGACCGTTCCGGCCATTCCCGTGACCCTCGACGGCAAGATCCATTACACGGTCCCCATCCGTATCCGGGTCTCTAAGGAGCCGCCGGTGGACAGCGGCCAGCGCGATGTATACGTGTCTGCCGCCGTATCGGAGTCCTCTCCCTGGGTTGGCCAGCAGATCGTTTACACCTTTCAGCTTTTCAACGCCGTCCAGGTGGCGGAAGCCAAGTTCCAGGCCCCGGAATTCGAAGGTTTTCAGGCCGAGGAACTCGAAGACCGGAAATCCTATCGCACCGTGGTCAACGGCCGCGAGTTCATCGTTACCGAGGTGCGATTTATCCTGATTCCGGTCAAGACCGGAACCTTGACCATCGAACCGGCAGTCCTTCAGGTGGGCCTGCTCCAGCGCCGAGGCCAGCAGCGCCCCTTTGCCGGCATGGATGCCTTTTTCGGTCGCACAGAGATGACCACCCGGGTGCTGCAGACCGATCCCGTCACGGTGATGGTAGACGATCTACCGCCCAAACCGCCGGATGCCGTCTTTTCCGGACTGGTGGGACAATTTGAGATCAGCGCCGTGCTGGACAAGACAAACGTTCAGGTGGGCGACTCCACCACCCTGGCCGTTACCGTCAGCGGCAGCGGAAATATCATGGATGCCGCTCCGCCGACCATTGCCACACCGTCGGATTTCAAGAGCTACACCGACAACCCCGAGGAATCCATCCGCAAAGAGGCCGCCGGGTATTCGGGCAGCAAGACCTTCCGTACGGCCCTGGTGCCGGTAAAAGCGGGAGACTACCATCTCGATCCGGTTACGCTGACCTATTTCGATGTCGATCAGGGCGACTACAGGACACTTTCCGCCACTACCGCGACAATTCATGTCCGCCCCTCGGAAACCGCTGCCACGGACATCGACGTGTTTCGGGCCGAACCGGATCGGGTGCCCTCGCTGAAAAAGCGGGTGGAATTTACCGGCCGGGATATCCTGCCGCTCAAGACGGAACTGGAGGCCCTGCAAACCGGTCGACGGATGCCCCTGTCGTGGTTCAGCCTGCTGCTGGCGCTGCCGATCCTGGTTTTTGCCGCCACCCGAGTCCTGCTGCGTATGACCCGGAAAGATGAAACCCCGGGCCGGATCATGGCCGGTCGTGCCCGGCAGGCCCTGAAAGAGGCTTGCGCCCCGGCGGCAGCCGACAATGATTTTCTCACCAGTCTGTATCGTGCCCTGGTGTCAGCCATCCTGGGCCGTATGGGCGCCATGGGTACCTCGCTCACCTGGTCCGAAGCCCGCAGCCGCCTGCTCGAAATCGGCTGGGATGCCGAATCGGCCGATGCCGCCGCCCGTCTGCTGGAAGAGATCGAGTCCTTTAACTATTCGGGCGGCATTCTTGATGCGGACAAACGGGCCGGCCTGCTGGATCGCACCCGGCAGGCGGTACGGAGGCTGGCACCATGA
- a CDS encoding MoxR family ATPase yields the protein MSLEELNAQIEEKHLVVNRIREEIAKVLVGQRELIDGLLMGLFTRGHILIEGVPGLAKTSAVKALADTVRADFKRIQFTPDLLPADLVGTEIYRPKTGDFSVKKGPLFNNIILADEINRAPSKVQSALLEAMQERQVTIGETTFPLADPFLVMATQNPIEQEGTYPLPEAQVDRFMLKILIDYPEKNEEKEIMKRVGFDAPEAVQPVLDPSEISAIGKLINSIYMDEKLKDYIVDLVFATRDPAGYNIDVADYIQFGASPRATIFLSLTARAYAFLQGRAYVTPQDVKTIAPAVLRHRILLTYEAEAEDIDTDQIIGRIFDSVEVP from the coding sequence GTGTCTTTGGAAGAACTGAACGCGCAGATCGAAGAGAAGCATCTGGTGGTCAATCGCATCCGGGAGGAGATCGCCAAGGTTCTGGTGGGGCAGCGCGAACTCATCGACGGACTGCTCATGGGCCTGTTCACCCGGGGGCATATCCTCATCGAGGGGGTGCCGGGTCTGGCCAAGACCAGTGCGGTCAAGGCCCTGGCCGATACGGTGCGCGCCGACTTCAAACGCATTCAGTTTACCCCCGACCTGCTGCCGGCGGACCTGGTGGGCACCGAAATTTACCGCCCCAAAACCGGCGATTTCAGCGTTAAAAAAGGCCCGTTGTTCAACAACATCATCCTGGCCGATGAAATCAACCGGGCCCCTTCCAAGGTGCAGTCGGCCCTGCTGGAAGCCATGCAGGAACGCCAGGTGACCATCGGCGAAACCACGTTTCCCCTGGCCGACCCCTTTCTGGTCATGGCCACCCAGAACCCCATCGAACAGGAAGGCACCTACCCCCTGCCCGAAGCCCAGGTGGATCGTTTCATGCTCAAGATTCTCATCGACTATCCGGAGAAAAATGAAGAGAAAGAGATCATGAAGCGCGTGGGTTTCGATGCGCCCGAGGCCGTGCAGCCGGTGCTCGATCCTTCGGAAATCAGCGCCATCGGCAAGCTGATCAACAGTATCTACATGGACGAGAAACTGAAGGACTACATCGTGGATCTTGTTTTTGCCACCCGCGATCCGGCCGGCTACAACATTGACGTGGCCGACTACATCCAGTTCGGAGCTTCTCCCCGGGCCACGATTTTTTTGAGCCTGACCGCCAGGGCCTACGCTTTTTTACAGGGCCGGGCTTACGTGACGCCCCAGGACGTCAAGACCATTGCCCCGGCCGTGCTGCGCCACCGCATCCTGTTGACCTACGAGGCCGAAGCCGAGGATATTGACACGGATCAGATCATCGGCAGGATTTTCGATTCAGTGGAAGTGCCTTAA
- a CDS encoding TIGR03943 family protein — protein sequence MRSPDTIFSRWLHPFVFGAWMVALVYLLGSRRYMDFLRPEFGLLLVPAVFIAMGFMIAAIAGNRTTDADVPTALRAAVLLLPLVFLVGAPDAMLGELAFKNRFVGTGTIVSNAREPSEERFPWEDGQNEEEASLVDMTRPRSRAAGECFISDLYRRAGRYDGRRVVFTGMIMRDEALKEHFGGRDTAIYRFLITCCAADALPLAVAVDADRAEQFAKDQWVRVSGTYSLHQVDDKAFPLVTDAAIEPIEAPTIPYLF from the coding sequence ATGAGGTCGCCCGACACCATCTTTTCCCGCTGGCTGCACCCTTTCGTATTCGGTGCCTGGATGGTCGCACTGGTCTATCTGCTGGGCTCCCGGCGCTACATGGACTTTTTACGGCCGGAGTTCGGACTGCTGCTGGTCCCGGCGGTTTTCATCGCCATGGGTTTCATGATCGCCGCTATCGCCGGAAATCGGACGACCGATGCGGACGTCCCGACCGCGTTGCGGGCTGCCGTATTGCTCCTCCCGCTGGTTTTTCTGGTCGGCGCGCCGGATGCCATGCTGGGCGAACTGGCTTTTAAAAATCGATTCGTGGGAACGGGTACGATCGTGTCCAACGCCCGGGAACCGAGTGAGGAACGCTTTCCCTGGGAAGATGGGCAAAACGAAGAAGAGGCGAGCCTCGTCGATATGACCCGCCCTCGTTCGAGGGCCGCAGGCGAGTGTTTCATCTCGGATTTATATCGCCGTGCGGGTCGCTATGACGGTCGGCGGGTTGTCTTCACGGGCATGATCATGCGCGACGAGGCGCTTAAAGAGCACTTCGGCGGCCGGGATACGGCCATCTATCGTTTCCTGATCACCTGCTGCGCTGCCGATGCCCTGCCCCTGGCCGTCGCCGTGGATGCGGACCGGGCTGAACAATTCGCCAAGGACCAATGGGTGCGTGTGAGCGGAACCTATTCCCTGCACCAGGTCGATGACAAAGCCTTTCCGCTGGTTACCGATGCCGCCATCGAACCCATCGAAGCGCCGACGATTCCCTACCTGTTTTAA
- a CDS encoding DUF4381 domain-containing protein yields the protein MSQMTDIHDIRPPVPVGFDMPPWLVPVLLAMAGVALLAALFFWWRRQRKKRVIETIVPELPPEMVAMQALDGIGDVRGQDGKAFYFRLSAILRRYIFGRFSVGAPEMTTEEFLPCIDRLAIDRELARQLKQLCRAMEPVKFAGKRVDEKQMEQDLFFVRGFVRQTTQSSDINDEMDSEKKNSNIQIPNLK from the coding sequence ATGAGTCAAATGACCGACATCCACGACATCCGGCCGCCGGTGCCAGTGGGCTTCGACATGCCGCCCTGGCTGGTGCCCGTGCTGCTGGCCATGGCCGGGGTGGCGCTGCTGGCGGCCCTGTTTTTCTGGTGGCGCCGCCAGCGTAAAAAACGTGTTATCGAAACCATCGTCCCCGAGCTGCCGCCGGAAATGGTCGCCATGCAGGCCCTGGACGGGATCGGCGATGTTCGCGGACAGGACGGCAAAGCCTTTTACTTTCGTTTGTCGGCCATCCTGCGTCGGTACATCTTCGGCCGTTTTTCCGTAGGCGCACCGGAAATGACCACAGAGGAATTTTTGCCCTGCATCGACCGGCTGGCCATCGACCGGGAGCTGGCCCGCCAGTTGAAGCAGCTTTGCCGAGCCATGGAGCCGGTCAAATTTGCCGGGAAACGGGTGGACGAGAAACAGATGGAACAGGATTTGTTTTTCGTGCGCGGTTTTGTGCGTCAGACGACACAATCGTCTGACATAAACGATGAAATGGATAGTGAAAAGAAAAATTCCAATATACAAATCCCAAATCTCAAATAA
- a CDS encoding DUF362 domain-containing protein, translating to MSTVFIRKAEYDDAVIRPLVFEMLASEEGPVINAGTRVLIKPNFLSPAEPEQALTTHPLILRAAAEYCLEKGASVRIADSPATGSFAKVMKKGGYEESLKGLDVTAKPFEETVAVDVGEPFGSIDVAKDAMDADVVINLAKLKTHAMMMLTLGVKNLFGCIVGIQKPEWHLRTGVDRHMFGRLIVNIYEAVGPAYTILDGILAMEGQGPGRSGTPRHLGVMLAGKDAHAVDHVACLLTGMNPENLETQRNAREMGVYKGDVHINGDLNILDDFQFPELGSLAMEPEYIGRFMRRFVIQQPVANNKACKLCGECWKYCPTQAISHTDRGISFDTDTCIRCYCCLEVCPHAAIRAKKPLAGKVIDWFRNR from the coding sequence ATGTCCACGGTCTTCATCCGAAAAGCGGAATACGATGACGCGGTCATCCGGCCCCTTGTGTTCGAAATGCTGGCGTCCGAGGAGGGCCCGGTCATCAACGCCGGCACCCGGGTGCTGATCAAGCCTAACTTTCTATCTCCGGCGGAACCTGAACAAGCATTGACCACACATCCGCTCATCCTCCGGGCTGCAGCCGAATATTGCCTGGAAAAGGGAGCCAGTGTCCGGATAGCGGACAGTCCTGCTACGGGCAGCTTCGCCAAGGTGATGAAAAAGGGGGGCTACGAGGAATCCTTGAAGGGTCTGGATGTGACGGCCAAACCGTTCGAAGAAACCGTCGCCGTGGATGTGGGGGAACCCTTCGGCAGCATCGATGTGGCAAAAGATGCCATGGACGCCGATGTGGTGATCAATCTAGCCAAACTCAAGACCCACGCCATGATGATGCTGACTCTGGGCGTCAAAAACCTCTTCGGCTGTATCGTGGGCATCCAAAAACCAGAATGGCATTTGCGGACAGGCGTGGATCGGCACATGTTCGGCCGCCTGATCGTAAACATTTACGAAGCGGTCGGACCGGCCTACACCATCCTCGACGGAATTCTGGCCATGGAGGGGCAGGGTCCGGGCAGAAGCGGCACGCCTCGCCATTTGGGCGTGATGCTGGCCGGCAAAGACGCCCACGCCGTGGATCATGTGGCCTGCCTGCTGACGGGTATGAACCCCGAAAACCTGGAAACCCAGCGCAACGCCCGGGAAATGGGTGTCTATAAGGGCGACGTCCATATCAACGGCGACCTGAATATTCTGGACGATTTCCAGTTTCCGGAGCTGGGCTCGCTGGCCATGGAGCCGGAGTACATAGGCCGATTCATGCGCCGCTTCGTGATCCAGCAGCCGGTGGCGAACAACAAGGCCTGCAAATTGTGCGGCGAATGCTGGAAATATTGCCCGACCCAGGCCATTTCCCATACGGATCGGGGCATCTCGTTTGATACCGACACCTGCATCCGCTGCTATTGCTGCCTGGAGGTCTGCCCCCACGCCGCCATCCGCGCCAAGAAACCGTTGGCCGGCAAGGTGATCGATTGGTTCAGGAACCGGTGA